The sequence below is a genomic window from Ruminococcus albus AD2013.
CCTCCCCCGCCTGAAAATTTCCAGGCGAGAATCGAGAAGGATATCGCACCGATAACAAATCCAAGCAGAGAATCTATCGGATGAATTACTGCATGATTTATTGTAATAAAAATGGTGGTAAATAACGGAAATAAAAAAATGGGAATTTCTTTCTTATTTATGTCTGTTATTGACGCAATGATCATCGCTATCAGCATTTTACACTCCCCTTAAATTTAGATAGTTCAACAAGGTCGTCTGATCCTGTAAGCACAAATGCCTGTTTGATCAGAGAATCCATGTTTATCATAGATATAACATCTTTGTCTTTTTCACCCCATGTGCTGTCAGTTACAGAAAACCATACAGTGCCAAGATTTGTAAAGATGTACAATCTTTTTTGATCATGTCTTTTTCCTTCCCAGTAAGAAACGGAATGGACTTTAGGCGTGATTTTTTTTGATTGATCATCATTCTTAGCATCAACATACTCACTTAAAAACCTTGATAACAGCCTTCCACAAATTATAGTATCATCACGGGCATCGTGAAATTTGACTCCATCAGCTATTCCGTATCTTTCTGCAATAACTCCGAGCTTATGCCTCTTTTCTTCTTTATGAAGATCTCTGCTCATTTTCAGTGTATCTATGATCTCAGCAGGATGAAACACACAGCCGTTTCTTGCATACATCGCATTCATAAAACTTTCCTCAAAGGAAGTATTATGGCTGCACATAATGCAGTTATCCATAAATTTTTTGATTTTTGGAAAAACTGTTTCTTCATTTGGTTTATCTTTCAGATCTTCATTGGTAAAGCCTGTTATTTCCGTAATCCTTTCGTTTAACGGAACTTCCGGCTTTATAAAAACGCATAAGCTTTCAATGATTTTTGGAGTAAGAGATTTATCTATAATGCATTTTAGCCCGGCAAACTGGAACACATAACTATCTTTTGCTGATCTTCCTGTTGTTTCAAGGTCGATAACGCAAATAGGAATGCCGGCACGAGCCATTTTAACGCATTGTCTTACATGTTCTTTGTAAATATAAGAGTTATACATTATCTTTTCCTTCCTAAAAAAGGAGACCGTGCGGCCTCCTTTTCACCATAATCAATTTATGTGGCCGAGTTTTTTACC
It includes:
- a CDS encoding 3'-5' exonuclease, which gives rise to MYNSYIYKEHVRQCVKMARAGIPICVIDLETTGRSAKDSYVFQFAGLKCIIDKSLTPKIIESLCVFIKPEVPLNERITEITGFTNEDLKDKPNEETVFPKIKKFMDNCIMCSHNTSFEESFMNAMYARNGCVFHPAEIIDTLKMSRDLHKEEKRHKLGVIAERYGIADGVKFHDARDDTIICGRLLSRFLSEYVDAKNDDQSKKITPKVHSVSYWEGKRHDQKRLYIFTNLGTVWFSVTDSTWGEKDKDVISMINMDSLIKQAFVLTGSDDLVELSKFKGSVKC